Proteins from a single region of Gordonia hongkongensis:
- a CDS encoding dimethylamine monooxygenase subunit DmmA family protein — translation MSQIDFSSVPTWARPGVPIEATTPPPTGNSYVLVGVGDVAETLARWESSLPPRATTRIHGDTDSVAAQLGSTLAEAVVGVRVWIAAEPGSALTLRAVALGAGLEDDEIAVVPVTSAPQSVVQIFCAHCRSVTRAAAAVDDIVGCVGCRRDLLVYHHVSRRTGQYLGFMADAETAQSACPGTGPGEVPTLTKDPS, via the coding sequence ATGTCGCAGATCGACTTCTCCAGCGTGCCGACGTGGGCACGTCCCGGCGTACCGATCGAGGCGACGACGCCCCCACCGACCGGCAACTCGTACGTGCTGGTCGGTGTCGGGGATGTCGCCGAGACCCTGGCTCGCTGGGAGTCATCACTACCTCCGCGTGCCACCACACGTATCCACGGGGATACCGACTCGGTCGCCGCCCAGCTCGGCAGCACCCTCGCCGAAGCCGTTGTCGGCGTGCGAGTCTGGATAGCAGCGGAGCCGGGATCGGCACTGACACTGCGCGCGGTCGCGCTCGGTGCCGGACTCGAGGACGACGAGATCGCCGTCGTCCCGGTGACTTCCGCGCCGCAGTCGGTCGTGCAGATCTTCTGCGCACACTGCCGATCGGTCACCCGCGCGGCCGCGGCCGTCGATGACATCGTCGGGTGCGTCGGTTGCCGTCGCGACCTGCTCGTGTACCACCACGTCTCGCGTCGAACCGGACAATATCTGGGTTTCATGGCCGACGCCGAGACCGCCCAGTCGGCCTGTCCGGGAACCGGACCAGGCGAGGTACCCACCCTCACGAAGGATCCCTCATGA
- a CDS encoding PDR/VanB family oxidoreductase — protein MNTGVADMSSPESVVRPGAGATTLELVVTAVDAPARDIRAITFSDPGGNVLPGYIPGSHVVVHGGAFTNAYSLTGDGAHPLHYSISVLRLDDGKGGSRWLHDELEVGATVSVGLPRSAFAPVARARKHLLIAGGIGITPMMSHLRSAARWRRDVQLLYVFRDSAAAHLDEVTALAGPRAELFTDRHSFADRLAQTLRTQPIGTHLYVCGPAAMIDAVTAAAVDAGWPESRIHLERFGIDALDAGDPFRVELTASGRTVDVPAGTSMLEALENEGIVVPNLCRQGVCGECRIPLAGGIPVHRDLYLTPEEKDAGNAIMPCVSRAAAASTLEVPL, from the coding sequence ATGAACACCGGAGTGGCCGACATGAGCAGCCCCGAGTCCGTCGTGCGTCCCGGAGCCGGCGCGACGACGCTGGAACTCGTCGTCACGGCTGTCGACGCCCCCGCCCGAGACATCCGCGCGATCACCTTTTCCGACCCCGGCGGCAACGTGCTGCCCGGTTACATCCCGGGCAGTCACGTCGTCGTGCACGGGGGTGCCTTCACCAACGCCTACAGCCTGACCGGCGACGGCGCGCATCCGTTGCACTACTCGATCTCGGTGCTCCGACTCGATGACGGCAAGGGCGGATCGCGTTGGTTGCACGACGAACTCGAGGTCGGCGCAACGGTGTCGGTGGGGTTGCCGCGCAGCGCGTTCGCTCCGGTCGCCCGGGCGCGTAAACATCTCCTGATCGCCGGCGGGATCGGGATCACGCCGATGATGTCCCACCTTCGGTCGGCGGCTCGCTGGCGCCGGGATGTGCAACTGCTGTATGTCTTCCGTGATTCGGCGGCCGCCCACCTCGACGAGGTCACCGCACTCGCCGGACCCCGTGCCGAACTGTTCACCGACCGGCACTCTTTCGCCGATCGCCTCGCACAGACCCTGCGTACCCAGCCGATCGGTACCCACCTGTACGTATGCGGTCCGGCGGCGATGATCGACGCGGTCACTGCTGCGGCGGTGGACGCCGGTTGGCCGGAATCGCGGATTCATCTCGAGCGGTTCGGGATCGACGCTCTCGACGCCGGCGACCCCTTCCGTGTGGAGCTGACCGCTTCCGGGCGGACGGTCGATGTACCGGCGGGGACGAGCATGCTCGAGGCTCTCGAGAACGAGGGCATCGTCGTGCCGAATCTCTGCCGGCAAGGCGTGTGCGGTGAGTGCCGCATCCCGCTCGCCGGCGGTATCCCGGTCCACCGCGATCTCTACCTCACCCCCGAGGAGAAGGACGCGGGCAACGCCATCATGCCGTGCGTCTCGCGCGCTGCGGCCGCCAGCACCCTGGAGGTTCCCCTGTGA
- a CDS encoding heme-dependent oxidative N-demethylase family protein — translation MTDTLGPGGATTTVAPDLLAGFPFPFPEDRYRYSTNVEPARTPVTTAAGEWGTSVVDIDSEYRTEIDQRAVILAADPTRHAVLPHMVPAAWDAMLTVMGELAATCPEFRLASTGPDTWLWHNEILGIEQHFRYGDPASLPEEPLRYISSQVQEDIALLDQRNGQLHVDAGVVTFAADWSFGFDVGMSFLEIHGPVPRIHPEGVITRAHEFLKRLQPHQPYRRTNWTLTIDRRLDVSTEIYHKWGPDREVIQQVPDDEFGRRVHLRVEVQHLIRLPDSGAVMFLIRTYMLPLEQLATVEVWRRRTAEVLAELPGDMADYKGIIKFRDRAAQWLRAAAPATPETTGAGMPRWPASPPAVDTTGAAFLVVAIGDDPAAAHVSRNWVAAAEAAGGTRLVVLDSLGDAVDRSALQSALDECRTGTRVLVTGGQYDVMTALAMARNAGAVAAELSCYVTHTRDLPLYCAHCRETFRAEAVVGGVVACPGCARDLEVHEHHSPVMGSFLASAVGGDE, via the coding sequence GTGACAGACACTCTCGGCCCGGGCGGAGCGACGACGACGGTCGCGCCAGATCTCCTCGCGGGCTTCCCGTTCCCGTTCCCCGAGGACCGCTATCGTTACAGCACGAATGTCGAGCCGGCCCGGACCCCGGTGACCACGGCGGCGGGCGAGTGGGGGACGTCGGTTGTCGACATCGATTCGGAGTACCGCACCGAGATCGATCAGCGCGCGGTGATCCTGGCCGCCGATCCCACCCGCCATGCTGTGTTGCCGCACATGGTCCCGGCCGCGTGGGACGCGATGTTGACCGTCATGGGTGAGCTCGCCGCGACCTGTCCCGAGTTCCGGCTCGCGTCGACCGGACCCGACACCTGGTTGTGGCACAACGAAATCCTCGGGATCGAGCAACACTTCCGATACGGTGACCCGGCGTCACTTCCCGAGGAACCGTTGCGCTACATCAGCTCTCAGGTCCAGGAGGACATCGCCCTTCTGGATCAGCGCAATGGGCAACTCCACGTCGATGCCGGGGTCGTCACCTTCGCCGCCGATTGGAGTTTCGGGTTCGACGTCGGGATGAGCTTCCTCGAGATCCACGGACCGGTGCCGCGCATCCACCCCGAAGGCGTCATCACCCGTGCGCACGAGTTCCTCAAGCGCCTCCAACCTCATCAGCCGTATCGACGAACCAACTGGACGTTGACGATCGACCGCAGGCTCGACGTCTCGACCGAGATCTATCACAAGTGGGGACCGGACCGGGAGGTCATCCAACAGGTCCCCGACGACGAGTTCGGCAGGCGGGTACACCTCCGCGTCGAAGTGCAACACCTCATCCGGCTGCCGGATTCGGGTGCGGTCATGTTCCTCATCCGGACGTACATGCTTCCGCTCGAGCAACTCGCCACCGTCGAGGTCTGGCGCCGACGCACCGCGGAGGTGTTGGCCGAATTGCCCGGTGACATGGCCGATTACAAGGGCATCATCAAGTTCCGGGATCGTGCGGCGCAGTGGCTGCGCGCGGCCGCACCGGCGACGCCGGAGACCACCGGGGCCGGCATGCCGCGGTGGCCCGCCTCGCCCCCGGCCGTCGACACCACCGGGGCGGCGTTCCTCGTGGTGGCGATCGGCGACGATCCGGCAGCCGCGCACGTGTCACGGAACTGGGTGGCGGCCGCCGAGGCAGCCGGAGGGACGCGGTTGGTGGTCCTGGACTCACTGGGCGACGCGGTCGACAGATCGGCGTTGCAGTCTGCTCTGGACGAGTGCCGCACCGGTACCCGAGTCCTGGTCACCGGCGGGCAGTACGACGTCATGACGGCACTCGCCATGGCGCGTAACGCGGGGGCGGTGGCGGCCGAACTGTCGTGCTATGTCACGCACACCCGCGACCTACCGCTCTACTGCGCGCATTGCCGCGAGACCTTTCGCGCCGAGGCCGTTGTCGGCGGCGTCGTCGCGTGCCCCGGTTGCGCTCGGGATCTCGAGGTGCACGAACACCATTCACCGGTGATGGGCAGCTTCCTGGCCTCTGCGGTCGGCGGCGACGAATGA